The stretch of DNA CCCAGGTGACGGAACAGAGCCCACTGGGTGAGGGAGCCCTGGCTCCCATGCCTGTGCCTAGTGGCATGCTGCCCGCCAGCCACCCGGACCCTGCCTTCTCCATCTTCCCACCTGATGCCCCTAAGCTACCTGAGAACCAGACGTCGCCAGGCGAGCCACCTGAGCATGGAGGTCCGGCAGAGGCTGGCCATGACAGCCCAGTCCCAGAGGTAACCTGGGGGCCTGAGGATGAGGAACTTTGGAGGAAACTGTCCTTCCGCCACTGGCCGACGCTCTTCAGCTATTACAACATCACACTGGCCAAGAGGTGAGCTGGGCCGTGCCAGGTGCCACCTCCTCACTCGATGGTGTCAACTCACCATCCCCTTTCCCCAATGTAGGAGGCCCACAGTTTGAattctgcaaataaataaaacaattcataAGGTTGTGAGGTGGGAACTGGTGGTCTAGGCAGCCATAACCCAACAGCAACCCCAGGTTCCTCTGAGGAGTCACAGGTGGCTGCCAGCCCTCGCTAGAATGAGACCCACCCACCTGTgccaggagtggggagggagataCCCCACACGGTCAGAAGGGCTGCTTGGGTGCTGGTATCTGGGACAGCAAGGTTGGCTGCTAAGCTGGGCTGGGGAGGGACCTACCTCTGTCCCCAACCCCCATGCTGGGAGAGTCTGGCCGGTGGAGCTGAGGCctgcctggggaggagggagcagaCTGGCTGGCAGGCACAGTAGGAGGAAGCCTTGGGAGGCCCCCCGCTGAGGCTGCCCACTGTCCGGACCCCAGGTACATCAGCCTGCTGCCCGTCATCCCAGTCACACTCCGCCTGAACCCGAGGGAGGCCCTGGAGGGCCGGCACCCTCAGGATGGCCGCAGTGCCTGGCCCCCACCAGGGCCCATACCTGCTGGGCACTGGGAAGCGGGACCCAAGGGCCCAGGTGGGGTGCAGGCCCATGGAGACGTCACGCTGTACAAGTAAGGttgctgggtggggtggggtgggatagAGTGCGGGGAGGGGGACGGGTGGGCAAGAgtaggggagagggaggaggggaggggacaggctGTGAGGTGTGTCTCACAGCAGTCCGCCTTCCCGTGCAGGGTGGCGGCGCTGGGTCTAGCTGCGGGCATTGTGttggtgctgctgctgctctgcctgtACCGCGTGCTGTGCCCGCGCAACTACGGGCAGCCGGGAAGCGGGCCTGGGCGGCGGAGGCGCGGGGAGCTGCCCTGCGACGACTATGGCTATGCGCCACCTGAGACAGAGATTGTGCCGCTGGTCCTGCGCGGCCATCTCATGGTGAGCGGGGGCACAGCGGCCAGGCAGGGGAGGGCTGGGGCCTGGCCCACACCAACACCAGGCTCCCGCAGGATATCGAGTGCCTGGCCAGCGACGGCATGCTGCTGGTGAGCTGTTGCCTGGCAGGCCACGTGTGTGTGTGGGACGCACAGACCGGGGATTGCCTCACGCGTATCCCGCGCCCAGGGTAGGTGCGGCTGCTCTCTCCTCtgtgcccccccacccccctcacCCCACCACCTACCCCGTGCAGCCATGTAtctcccctcctttctccctctgacGTATCCCCCAACCCCTCCaggctccctcccacccccacaccaCACCCTCTCTGCTTGTCCCCTCTAACGGCCCCTCACTTCCCCTCtcaccctctcccttcccctcacaCCCCCTCTCCTACATCCCCTCTCACTCCACCGTCCTGGCCCCCAGCAGGCAGCGCCGGGACAGTGGCATGGGCAGCGGGCTGGAGGCTCAGGAGAGCTGGGAACGACTTTCAGATGGTGGGAAGGCTGGCCCAGAGGAGCCTGGGGACAGCCCTCCCCTGAGACACCGCCCCCGGGACCCTCCACCGCCTTCCCTCTTCGGGGACCAGCCTGACCTCAGCTGCTTAATTGACACCAACTTTTCGGCACAGCCACAGCCCTCACAGCCCACTCAGCCCGAGCCACGGCACCGGGCGGTCTGTGGCCGCGCTCGGGACTCCCTAGGCTATGACTTCAGCCGCCTGGTGCAGCGGGTGTACCAGGAGGAGGGGCTGGCAGCCGTCTGCACACCAGCCCTGCGCCCACCCTCGCCTGGGCCGGTGCTGCCCCAGGCTCCTGAGGACGAGGGTGGCTCCCCTGAGAAAGGCTCCCCTTCCCTTGCCTGGGCCCCCAGTGCGGAGGGTTCCATCTGGAGCTTGGAGCTGCAGGGCCACCTCATCGTGGTGGGGCGGAGCAGCGGCCGGCTGGAGGTGGGCAGAGGGGCTAAAGGTGGGCAGAGCGGCTGTCCACCCCAGGGATTGTGGGCCTTTCTGGTGGGCAGGTGCTCACAGCCTCTGGACTCATAGGTGTGGGACGCCATTGAAGGGGTGCTGTGCTGCAGCAGCGAGGAGGTCTCCTCAGGCATTACCGCTTTGGTCTTCTTGGACAAAAGGTGAGCgtggcctgcctcagcccccagtgTCCCCAGCCTTTGTTGGCTAAGCCATACTCTCTTGAGTCTTGAGTCCTGGTTCCCGTCCACTGCTGCACTGTATGTTGCGATTGACCTTCTTGGTGACCAGCCCCACACCTGTGAGCAGAGGGCAGTCCACTTGGATGGGAAGGTAACAGTTAAAAGCGTTAGGGGTGTGACGTGCTTGGAATTGGGCCTGGCACACGGTGACCTCCCAGGGCCTTAAGCAGTGACAGTGGGGAGTGATACACTCCTGTCCTTTCTCACCCTTCTCAATGAAGCCAGTTTCTCTGATAAGCTTGTCAGTATTGAGCCTTTGGGGTATCTTGGTTGCATTTTTAGTTACAGAAACAAAGTGCGCTTGCAGAACCCTCTTCTCCTTGGCTGCTGGCGGCTGTTCTCTGCTCTCCCTGGTCCTGTCGTGCTTGCCCTCCTCAGCAAGCCTGCTGGCTGTGGGCGTCCCCAGGGCTCGTCTGCATGCACACTCCTTGGGGAGTCTCAGTCACCTGGGTTCTGGCCCCACCTCCGAGCTGGTGAACCTGGGTCTCCACCCAATGGCCAGGTGCCTTCTTCCGAACGCCTTCGCCTGCCTGTCCCACACTGGCTCCTCCTCCAAGGCTCCTTGACTCTTGGTGGCAGCACCATCTGACCTAGAGCTGgagtctttctttttccttggggAGGGGGCGTCCCTTGCCCTTAGTGCTATGGATTTCTGCCAGTGGGCTGCTGCCGTCATTCCTGTCAGCACAGGTTCTGCATGCGCCTCGGCCGACATCCTctcctccagcctggccaatttcaCCAGGTCCCTCTGTGCTTCTTGGAAGTTCTCCTTTGCTGCTTGTTTTAGCTTTAAGGAAAGCCCCCAGGTCTCAGCCCTGACCCTCAGGGTTCCTGGTGACTGTGGTCTCTCTTTGTCCACCCACTTCCAATTATACAACTGTGGCTTCCCCAGGTCTGGTGTGGCCCTTCAAATTCATGGGCAGAGATTGTAGACATGCATTGCCTTTCGCTACAGTAAAAGGCACCTGCTTTGAGGCTTTGGGGTTATTGGGCAAATATACCCATCCCTGCCTGTCAGACTGTACCTAGgaattttggagagaaaaaaaaaaaaaaatccttgtttttTTGTGGAAAAAGGAATTGGTGTGGGCTGTGATTGGGTTGAAGCTGCTTTTATGTGATGGAGAATGCAGGCTTCCACAACGCCCAACATAGCCCACCCTGCATCCTGTTTCCCCTCAGCAGCCTTCCCTTCAGCTCCAGGCTACATGGAGCCCTCtgcttgtttttaatttacaagCTTATGTGACATTCACCAGGTACCACCTTACACGTTAGCTCACTTGATTCTCATGACCATCCTGTGAGGTGGGTActcttatccccattttgcagacaaactgaggcacaaggaggTTAATATTTGGAGTTGCCCTCTGGCTCCAGCATCTGTTCTGGCACCATGTGCTTTCCTCTTGGCCGTGTCCCTCCTGTCCCTTCTTGAACTGGCCCTTTATCTCTTGTGCCCACATGCTCAGCCCCAGGATTGGGGCTCTAAGGGAGAGGCCCCTGGCAGCTGTTCTTCTCTTCCAGGATTGTGGCTGCGCGGCTCAATGGTTCGCTTGATTTCTTCTCCTTGGAGACCCACACTGCCCTCAGCCCCCTGCAGTTTAGAGGTCGGAGGGCCTGGGGCGGGCAGGTGTTCACACTTGGTGGGATGTGCAGGGGCCGTCTGCCCATTGCCTTCTCAGAGATCCTTCACTTGGCCTTTTGTCCTCAGGGACCCCAGGCCggggcagttcccctgcctctCCAGTGTACAGCAGCAGCGACACAGTGGCCTGTCGCCTGACCCACACAGTGCCCTGTGCACACCAAAAGCCCATCACAGCCCTGAAAGCCGCTGCCGGGCGCTTGGTGACTGGGAGTCAAGACCACACGCTGAGAGTGAGTATTGTCTCATCTCTTGGGTGCTGGAGTGGCCTGGTGCAGGGTGGGAGCCTGATGCATTCGTCAGGGAGAGGCTGGAGGAGTCCTGGTGAAGGACAGAGGGCATTTCCTGGCCAAAGTATAACTTGGAAAATCCCAGAGACCAGAACCTGAGGTCCATCCCTGTCACAGGTATTCCGTCTGGAGGACTCGTGCTGCCTCTTCACCCTTCAGGGCCACTCAGGGGCCATCACGACTGTGTACATTGACCAGGTGAGGGGCCTGTGCGGGGGGTAGCGGGGTACAGAGCCTGTGGCCCATGTTTGCTGACTCCTGGGAGCTGGGCCCCTTCCAGGAAGCAGAGTCAGGGCCCCACCCACCAGGGCACAGGAACACCATTTTTTGACAGAGGTACTCCACCACAGTGACCCCGCTCCCCTGGCCTGTTTCCCCAGACCATGGTGCTGGCCAGTGGAGGACAAGATGGGGCCATCTGCCTGTGGGATGTACTGACTGGCAGCCGGGTTAGCCACGTGTTTGCTCACCGTGGGGATGTCACCTCCCTCACCTGTACCACCTCCTGTGTCATCAGCAGTGGCCTGGATGACCTCATCAGCATCTGGGACCGCAGCACAGGCATCAAGTTCTACTCCATTCAGCAGGTAGAGGGGGTGGGGATCATAGGATTCTTGGGATTTTAGGGAAGGACTCAGGACTGAGCTTGTCATGTCCTTGCCTCCAGGATCTGGGCTGTGGTGCAAGCTTGGGTGTCATCTCAGACAACCTGCTGGTGACCGGCGGCCAAGGCTGTGTCTCCTTTTGGGACCTAAACTACGGGGACCTGTTACAGACAGTCTACCTGGGGAAGAACAGTGAGGCCCAGCCTGCCCGCCAGATCCTGGTGCTGGACAACGCTGCCATTGTCTGCAACTTTGGCAGTGAGCTCAGCCTGGTGTATGTGCCCTCCGTGCTGGAGAAGCTGGACTGAGCATGGGGCCTCCCTGCCCAGGCAGGGGTCTGGGGTGCTGTGTGGGGGCCAATGCACTGAACCTGGACTTGGGGGAAAGAGCCGAGTATCTTCCAGCTGCTGCCTCCTGACTGtaatattaaacttttttaaaaaaaccacatCTGTCAGGCACTTTGGGAGCTACTTGTCTCTCTTGGAATTGTTTGTGCGCACACTCCGTCTGGACCCTCCTCAGAGCTGCTGAGGAAACGTACAGCATGGCATGGGTAGCAAAGCGGGGAGGATGAGCAAGCCAGAACTGCAGGACCCTGAAAGAAATGTCCTGGTAGTGTAACAAACAGTTTGGTACCATCCTGTTATCCACGAAAGGTGCTAAGTTCCTGCCAGTGCTACTAGAGCTGAGGCAGCAATGGGCAGACTCAGACACGGGCCACAGAACAGGGTGgtttattatttcaatagcaAAGAGCTGAAAAATGTCAGGTCTCATAAAGGAGCAGAACCTGACCCAGAGCCTGCAGTACATCTCCACCCCACGGGGGTGCGGACTGGGCCAGGCAGGCCAAAGGCAGCAGAAATGGGAGTAAGAGACTATGCCCACTGAGAAGCTCTGCTGGGTGTGGGCAGGTGGGTATGAGAGATGATGTAGTGTAAGGACCAGGTAGGCGAAACCTGTTCAGGTCTTGTTGAGTGTCCAGAGTGGATCCAGAAGGCTGAGGGGGTCATCAGAGGGCTGGGTGGCCCGTAGCCCTTGCCCATTATGGGCCTGCAGAAAGTTCTGCTTGCTCATCCGCTGCTTGCCCCGCAGGGAGCTGTCCAGGGAGAAGGCCTCTGGGGTCAAGGAGGCCAGCAgctccagggaggaggaggggggccCCGAGCTGGGGGCTTCAGGCACTGGCGGCTCCTCCTCAGGCTGGGGAGCCTCAGGCAGCGGGGAGGAAAGGGGGGGCGGGGAGGAAGACGGGATTGGGGTAGACTCTGGGAGGCTGGCTGGCGGGAGGCCTGGGGGCTCTGCAGGGCCTGGCAAGCTGGCAACTGGGGACTCCAATCCCCCAGGAGGCCGGATGCTGAGCTTGGCAATGGTGGCCTGGATGGAGCTGATAGGCACATCCCCACCGAGGACCAGGTCCTGGGAGTCCTGAGGAAGGTGGTTCTGAGAAGACAGAGTGGGTGAGGAGAGGGAGTCCCAAGGTCGTGACTGTCCCAGCAGCTTCCAGGGAACCTTCCTCACCTTCTGGCTGATGCTTGCGCTGGCCAAGGGTTTGCATGGAGGGGGCACACCATGGCGCTGCAGGACCTGCTCCACGTGTCTCACCACTGCCTCATAGCAGAACCTGAGGTGCAACTGCACAGGTGCATTTGGCCAGGTCAGCCAGGCAGGGGCCCGACACCCGGGGACAGAAGGCCCATCCCAGCCCCACCTGCCCAGATCCTCACCTTCTCCTGCAGCATGTGCTTCCTCTGCTGCCGCATGCGTCGCACCAGTTGAGGCAGCTCAGGGATTCCAttcccagcctccacctcctgcacaGCTGCATAGAGCAGCGCGAAGGCTCCTGTGCGGCCCACACCAGAGCTGTGCCAAGAAGGGGGTATGAGGCTGGGGAATGAGGCCAGGCCAAGAGCCCGTAGAGAGACTGTCAGGCCCACCCTCTACCTGCAGTGCACAATGATGGGCGTGTGCAGCGGCCGCTGATGCAGGTAATGTGCGTGCACCTCCTGGATGAAGTGCAGCAAGTTGCTGGGGCTGTCGGGCAGGCCTCTGTGGGACAGGATGGGGTGGGGAAGAGCCTATGAGCCAGGCCTGATCTGAGGCTCCCATCCCTCCCAGCACCAAGGACTGGACGGCACCCCAGACCCCCAGCCACCATCCAGAGCAGTGGACGCACAACTCAGGCCAAGTGGGGAAGTGGAGGTGCACGAGAGAGCGCTTGAGGCTCTGGTCTCGGAACTGCAGGCTCAGCACACGTTCCACATGGGTTTCAGTGCTGCGGACGCTGCTCAATGCCAGGCTCAGGGCACCGTGCACCATGGGCTGGCCCCTCTCAGTGGGGAAGTAGCGTGCCACTTTTTGCTGAGGGACAGACACACCAAGACAGGGCTGGTTTTCCAGGATCCCCTGCCCTGCCACCCCACACTGCCCTCGTGGGCACCCAGCCCCTCTCTCACCttctccatctcagcctcagaaACCAGCATGACAATAACTGACACTTTCTGCTCATGAACCATGAGCCAGAAGTCAGCAGCTGTGCCGGGCAGTGGGGCCTGGGTGGCCACTAGCGGCGGGCAGTATGGGGAGAGCCCCTCCACGCAGCTGGCATTGATGTAGTCATCCTTGCCTGAGCGCAGCACCACACGGTTACTGTCGTAGGGCATGACATCCTGGTGCCGGTTCTTCAGTGAGTAGCAGCGGGCGATGGCGATGGAACGGCCTCGGGCATCATGTTCCTGCGCATCTTGCAGCTCCCGCCAGACAGTGTCCAGAGCCCCCACATCCCCCAGCTGGCCCCGAAAGGCCTCCAGCTCCTGCTGCAACTGCCGCAGCCTCTCGGGATGCTCATAGGGGTCCCGCTCAATCAGCCGCAGGGCCTGTGGCCGACGGCCCTCAGCTGCATCCACCTTGGTGGGCTGCAGCAGGGGCTGCCCACCCCCAGGAGGCTGAGTGCTGCCATGCTGGCTCTCCGGGCTGGAGGAGAGCAGGTCTGCAGCTGCAGCGCCTCGGCGCAGGCAAGGGGGTGGTTCTGCTGCTGGGGGCCGAGGGGGCACAGAACCAGGCCCTGGAGATGGAGCAGGTGAAGGCACCAGGTGGGGACTGGGGGTTGGCTGGCCAGCAGGTGAGGGCCCTCGGATGGTAAGAGGGGCTGCCTGGGGGCCCATGGGTCTGGTAGCAGGGGCAGGACCATATGCCAGGGGgggatggggaggctgagggggccCAGGGCTGGGGAAAGGCAGAGCCCCTGAGTGGGCTGGCAGAGGGTCTTGAGCAGGACCTGGGTAGAGCTGGGTGTGCAGGGGGGTTGGCGGCTGCCCCAGAACCCCAGGCTGAGGGGCATAGGGGTAGGGGGACTGTGGGGGTAGGAGTCCTGGGGCCTGGGTTGGGAAGAGGTGCGGATGCTGGAGTGGAAGGGGCTGCTGTGGGGGCTGAGGCCCAAATGCTCGTGAAGGCTGGGGCTGAGGCCCAATCCTCGGGGCTGGAAAACCTGCAGGGATCCCAGGAGAGAAGTGGTGCTGGGCTGGGACGGGTTGCTTGGTCCCTACGGGGTAGGTGTAAGGCGTGGGCAGAGACTGTGGTGGAGGCACTGGGAAGCGGGGCTGGGGAGGAACAGTCGTGGGGTTTGGCCGTGGGGCTGTGTGGCTGGGGATGGGCGCCTGGATGCTGTCTACTGTGGTGGTGGCTGGCCGAACCACCATGGTCAGCTCGGGGCCTGAGAATTGAGGAGGTGGGGCGGAGGGCAGACCTGCAACTGGTGGGGCCGGCCCTACCCCCACATAGGGACTGCTCACCATGCCATGCTGGGGGGAGGATCGGGGCACAAGGCCCAGCTCCGGCGTATAGGCAGGGGCTGGGTAGAGGGCAGGCCCAGGTGCTACGGGCACTGCAGCGGGCCCTGGGGCCCTGGGCTGTATCAGCTGGGTGGGGCCTGAGTAGGTACCAGGGGGCAAGGGGCCTGAGAGATAGTGGGGTCCTGGGCCCGTGGAGCTGGGGAAAGGGCTGGGAGGAAAGTGGAGCGGGGTGGCAGTTCCCAGGAAGGTGTCGGGCAGTCGTGGGCCAGCCACCATGTCAGGGGGAAGGCTACGCAGCTCCTCGGGGGGGTCTCCTGCTTCCATCGCCTCACTCTCCTCCCTGCGGGGCAGCAGTGGCTTTGGGGCTGTGGGCCGTGGCGGCGGCTTCTTCTTCAGCTCCCTGCGGGACAGGCAGGGAAAAAGTGGGGTCAGGCTCCTATCACCCCAGCCTGTCTGGACCCAAGCCGCACCACAGCCCCAGGGCCACACGAACCTGTCCAAGAGCTGCTGGCGGGCAGCCTCGCGGGCCTGACAGGTAGACTGTGTGCGCTCCAGCAGAGCAGCCACCTTGCTCTCCAGGTCTGCGTAGAAGTCCCTGCCCTCCTGTGACTTCTTCATCAGGTCCTCATAGGCTTCATACGAGGCCACCAGGGTTTGCAGCGTGGAGTTCCACCTGGTGGGCAGAAGGGCCAGCTCCAGGTGAACCACGGGGGTGGGCTCCAGGCAGCTCCAGACAAGAGCAGAGGACTGGGCACTGACTTTTGGTCCAGGTCGCTGAGTACCCGCCGCACGGCTGCGTACTGCACGTTGGCCTCTGTCAGTGCGCGGAGGACACGGTCCTGGGCGGCCAGGTTCTGCTCCAGGTATACCTTCAGCTGGTCGTACTTTTTCAGCTGCTCCTCGAACAGCTTCTGAGGGAGGGGTGGGGGCCAGGGATGGACACTCAGGGCCTCGACTCCTAAGGGTGGGGCCCAGAGTCCCTCCACCCTGCTCACTCAGCCCACCTTCATCTCTGAGTGGTCTGTGGTGACCAGTGAGGCAGTGATGTCATCTTTCTGGATGAGCTCACGCAGCTGCTGCTCCAGAGACACACGCTGGTCCCGCATCTCCTGCACCTTGGCCAGGATGCGCTTTAGGTTCTGCAGCACAGCCTTGTCCTCTGTGGGCAACAGTGGTCAGTGAGGCCAGAGAAACCCCCAGCTCAACTCTCCCAATGGGGTCGGGTGGGGCTCACCTGGGGTGAGGGCTGGTGTGGGCAGGGCAGCCCGGACCTGGTCAAGTGGCCCACTGAGCAGGCGCAGGTTGCCGACGTGCAGGTTCATGGCACGGTGCAGCTCACTGTTGGTAAAGGAGGCCTTCTCGTGGACTTCCATGTACTTGGCCCATTCTCGCCTCACCTCTGCCAGCTCAGCCTTGGAGGGGACGGAGATGGCCCCCGTCTGGCCCACCGCCTCCTGAAACTTCTGCTCTAGCAGCTCATCCTCCTCCAGCAGGTCTCTGATGTCCTTCAGGGAAGCCTCCACATCCGTGAACACACCTGACAGCACTGGGGGTGTGGATTGTAGAGGCAGCCCCTGAGGCAGGCTGACTGAGCACCCATGGGCCCCTCCCCAAAGAGACAGAACCGCCCCCTCAGGCCAGGGCTTGAGTGAGGTCCAGCGTACACTGAGCAGGGTGCATGAGGTATGCTGATCCAGGGGAGTGGGCATGGGGACCCAAGCCAGGGCCTAGAGGGGTGCAGCCTCCATCCTTGGTGACCAGAGACATGGAGGAGGCCACAGCAGATGACCTCCACACTCCCCTCCACCTGCTTGCTCTGCCCCTTACTCGCCTTGCATGGACTGGACAAGGTTCCTGACAGTGTCGGGCCGGACGCTGAGGGCCGCACACTTCTCCATGAGCTGGGGTGGGATGTGGCTGTAGGCATCAAGGTTGTCCACGGTCTCGGGATCCAACTGCATTGAATCCATGAATTGGCTGTGGGGGGCAACAGGGCCAGGTGGGTGCTGGGTACTGATCCAACTCTGACCATGTCAAAGGAGCCGCTAGGGCAAGCCCCACCACTGAATCTGAGGTCTCAGCAGAGAGCAAATTGTGACCTCGGACCCCTACTACCAGGTCTGGCCTGGTCTCACAGAACATGCCCAAGGCATTGCTGGAAACAGTGGGACAGAAggcacctcctcctcccaagacATGACTCCTTCCCACCCTGGGCGGGAAGGCAGCGTTGGGAAACCTGTTCGAAATGGACATTTCATTCCTCTCCCAGCATAGGCAGCCCTGGGGTTCCCAGAGCCCCGGGAAGtgccgcctgcctctgcctccgcctcccggcccAGGTCCCACACTCACTCCAGGACCTCATTCTTGTCCTCTATCTTGGCCATCATCTCCCGGAGCAGCTTGGCCTTCTCCTCACTGCAGAAGCAACACAGCATGTGCTGGAGACCCACATCTCCAGACACCCAGCCTCCCTCTGTTCCACCCTCCACCCACCTGTAGAGTGACGAGGCCTCGTGGGCAGCCATGGGTACCAGTTTGGCGAAGATGTCAGGGCCTGTAACAGCTGGGTCTGTGGGGTTCACTGGCAAGGGCTTCACCAAGGGGGCTCCTGGCGAGGTGGAAATTGTGGAGATCGGGCCCATGCAGAGTCCTTGAGGCAGCCTCCTGTGTCCTGTCTCCACCCCACCCTCACCTCTGCCCCCACCTCTCAGCTCCCCGACCTTTTACAGGCTGAAGGGTGTCCAATGCTGGGACAGCCTCATGGTAGATGAAGTCGTTGTCCTTCTTGGCAGAATTGAACCTGGGGGTCAGAAGCAGGGGGAGTGGGCAGTCACGGGGTGTCAGTAGAGATCCAGAACCTACTTCCCATGTGGGACATCGCTCTCTGGCACTGAAGCCTTTCTCCCAGAGATGCCAGCAGAGGCACAGCACCCTTCACAAAAAGAAGGAACCAGGGCTACCCCCACAGACTCACTTTCCCCCAATGACATCCATAGTGAAACGAAGCGCGTCTTGCACCGTGTCAGGCTGGCCCTGTGGGGTTAGGGACAGGGGTGGGGTCTTAGCACCAACCAAGGCTGGCACCAGGACACCCTCTCAGGGGTCTGAGGGGCAGCAAGGCCTTCCTCAGCTTTACCTTGGCCAACTTGATGGCTTCATTGAGCTTGTCCAGGGCGCTCTGGAAGTACGCAACCTGTGGAGAGTGGCAGGAAAGCCTGCTCTGTCCTCCTCTGCTTGGACCCCtactcctcctgcctcccacccagccctgcctTTCCATCAGGTGACCCATCAGATGACAAGCAGCTCAGGAGGCAGCCAGGAGCAGTGCCACGCCCTGCCCCAGCCACCCGCTCTGTGGGGAGCCTGTCCCACCTCCTCAGACTCCAAGGGACGAGGGCTGCACAGATGGGACAACACTTAAGACACCAGGCCTGCAGCAGGTGGTGGCCAGGGTGAGACAGAGAAGGCCACCCCCTGGTGTGTAAGGAGCGGGAGCACACCAGCATCTCACTGAAGGCTGCTATCGGTCCCCAGTCCCCTCCTTGCTGCAGCTCACTCACCCGCTCCCCGAACTTCTGCTGCTCCTCGGCCTGCTTTCCCATGTGCAGCTGGGAAAGAAGAAGAGACGCCATGACTTGCTTCCTGAGCTGTGGCCACTCAGCCCCGCCCCACCCTGGGGCCCCAGGCCCTCACATGAGCCACGGCTGCAAAGTAGTAGATCTTCATCTGCACAAGCTTCTTCCAGTCCTTCTGGATCCGGCCCAGCAGTGAGGCAGTGTCAGGGTTCTCCAAGGCCCGGCATGCCTCCTTGTAGTAATCTACCACCTGGGGACAGGGTGGGGGTCAGTGAGTGGGGGATCAACAGTAAAACGAAGGCCGCCCATCAGCCCCGTCCCTACCTGTGCGCTGATGCGGGCCACCAGAAAGCTCTTCCTGTTGTCCAACATCGACTTCTCCAGGAGGCACTCCTGAGCCTGGCCCTGGGGAGACACATGAGGTGTCCCTCACTCACCCAAggccttccccttccccttccccagggGCAGACTGAGGGATCCCTCTTCACTGCCCTCTCCCCCAGCTGACCCCACGCCAAGCAGCACCACTATGCTCCCGGATTCAACAAAGCCAAGGCCCCCTGCTTGTCCCTCACTGCCATCGGCACATGGCCTGGTCCAGGATCCAGGCCCAactgccccctccccagccaTCCCCTTCCCTGGATTTAACTCCACTCCAACCAGGGCACCTCCTCACCAGCATGAGGTTGACGTTGAGAGTTAGGATCTGGCGGCTCATGTCGACGCTGTAGGCTTGAGGGAAATGCTCCCGCAGGTAGGCGAAGGCGCCGGCTGCGCACTGGAAGTGGGTACAGGAGACCTTCATGCCCTGGGAGGGAGTGGGAGGATGGCCTGTGTCCACTCCATGGGTCAGGATTCATCCATAACTGGGAGGCTGCCCCTCCCTGGTATGTCCACATGTTCCACTGCTGCCCCTCTCCTCACCTCCTCAGACACCCGCTTGTCCATGGCCCCCAGCATGGAGTGCAGTGctcctggggagggaggggacacAGTGTTAGGGGGCCTGGGGCTGCTCACACCCATGTAAAGGTGAGGCAGAAGGGGTACTGTTGTCATCCACAGTCAGGAAAACAGGGCTCTGAGAACCAGGGCAATGAGTCCAAGGACAC from Piliocolobus tephrosceles isolate RC106 chromosome 2, ASM277652v3, whole genome shotgun sequence encodes:
- the PTPN23 gene encoding tyrosine-protein phosphatase non-receptor type 23 isoform X3; this translates as MPAAMEAVPRMPMIWLDLKEAGDFHFQPAVKKFVLKNYGENPEAYNEELKKLELLRQNAVRVPRDFEGCSVLRKYLGQLHYLQSRVPMGSGQEAAVSVTWTEIFSGKSVAHEDIKYEQACILYNLGALHSMLGAMDKRVSEEGMKVSCTHFQCAAGAFAYLREHFPQAYSVDMSRQILTLNVNLMLGQAQECLLEKSMLDNRKSFLVARISAQVVDYYKEACRALENPDTASLLGRIQKDWKKLVQMKIYYFAAVAHLHMGKQAEEQQKFGERVAYFQSALDKLNEAIKLAKGQPDTVQDALRFTMDVIGGKFNSAKKDNDFIYHEAVPALDTLQPVKGAPLVKPLPVNPTDPAVTGPDIFAKLVPMAAHEASSLYSEEKAKLLREMMAKIEDKNEVLDQFMDSMQLDPETVDNLDAYSHIPPQLMEKCAALSVRPDTVRNLVQSMQVLSGVFTDVEASLKDIRDLLEEDELLEQKFQEAVGQTGAISVPSKAELAEVRREWAKYMEVHEKASFTNSELHRAMNLHVGNLRLLSGPLDQVRAALPTPALTPEDKAVLQNLKRILAKVQEMRDQRVSLEQQLRELIQKDDITASLVTTDHSEMKKLFEEQLKKYDQLKVYLEQNLAAQDRVLRALTEANVQYAAVRRVLSDLDQKWNSTLQTLVASYEAYEDLMKKSQEGRDFYADLESKVAALLERTQSTCQAREAARQQLLDRELKKKPPPRPTAPKPLLPRREESEAMEAGDPPEELRSLPPDMVAGPRLPDTFLGTATPLHFPPSPFPSSTGPGPHYLSGPLPPGTYSGPTQLIQPRAPGPAAVPVAPGPALYPAPAYTPELGLVPRSSPQHGMVSSPYVGVGPAPPVAGLPSAPPPQFSGPELTMVVRPATTTVDSIQAPIPSHTAPRPNPTTVPPQPRFPVPPPQSLPTPYTYPVGTKQPVPAQHHFSPGIPAGFPAPRIGPQPQPSRAFGPQPPQQPLPLQHPHLFPTQAPGLLPPQSPYPYAPQPGVLGQPPTPLHTQLYPGPAQDPLPAHSGALPFPSPGPPQPPHPPLAYGPAPATRPMGPQAAPLTIRGPSPAGQPTPSPHLVPSPAPSPGPGSVPPRPPAAEPPPCLRRGAAAADLLSSSPESQHGSTQPPGGGQPLLQPTKVDAAEGRRPQALRLIERDPYEHPERLRQLQQELEAFRGQLGDVGALDTVWRELQDAQEHDARGRSIAIARCYSLKNRHQDVMPYDSNRVVLRSGKDDYINASCVEGLSPYCPPLVATQAPLPGTAADFWLMVHEQKVSVIVMLVSEAEMEKQKVARYFPTERGQPMVHGALSLALSSVRSTETHVERVLSLQFRDQSLKRSLVHLHFPTWPELGLPDSPSNLLHFIQEVHAHYLHQRPLHTPIIVHCSSGVGRTGAFALLYAAVQEVEAGNGIPELPQLVRRMRQQRKHMLQEKLHLRFCYEAVVRHVEQVLQRHGVPPPCKPLASASISQKNHLPQDSQDLVLGGDVPISSIQATIAKLSIRPPGGLESPVASLPGPAEPPGLPPASLPESTPIPSSSPPPLSSPLPEAPQPEEEPPVPEAPSSGPPSSSLELLASLTPEAFSLDSSLRGKQRMSKQNFLQAHNGQGLRATQPSDDPLSLLDPLWTLNKT